A genomic segment from Neodiprion lecontei isolate iyNeoLeco1 chromosome 1, iyNeoLeco1.1, whole genome shotgun sequence encodes:
- the LOC107226472 gene encoding odorant receptor 83a-like: MPSYLDSNITVKISRFYIKVVGIWYAETSREKRMLNGALIYTIAALVFAMAVILIDLHHIWGKLHFHDIMENIQLSITLLSAILKLMIAIARKDAIIDAIIFSEKYFWKVKYESFGEQVLNECERKGIILLCNLAFAVQGTAVFYISRPLITYSGLNDTHRALPFGLYVHLPLTVTPYYEITYTIQCLSIIHSGICFFCFDNLLGILNIHIVGQFKILQHRLDTLCDECTSHVHDESQTNYFETVDVNLPREIFDKNKILRMQNDIETAGVKKNHSDLSTQSYDELKKCVKQHLFLINYVERLEYVFSPMLFCQMGFSSLLICLTGFQTFVVRRQAFMLQLLAACSQTLIFTWTCNEIITQSMEIANYAFSAKWYTIPDTEEGRSIRKGLMMLMMRSRRACSLTAGKFHVISLQSFMNILGTTSSYLSILRQLSDGTYD; encoded by the exons GTCGGAATTTGGTACGCTGAAACGAGTCGTGAGAAACGGATGCTGAACGGGGCTCTGATTTACACAATAGCCGCTCTCGTCTTTGCCATGGCCGTCATCCTAATCGATTTGCATCATATTTGGGGAAAGCTTCAC TTTCACGATATCATGGAAAACATCCAACTGTCAATAACGCTGTTAAgtgcgattttgaaattaatgatCGCAATAGCGCGAAAAGATGCAATTATCGATGCAAtcatattttctgaaaaatactTTTGGAAGGTGAAATACGAAAGTTTTGGCGAGCAGGTATTAAACGAATGCGAAAGAAAGGGTATCATTCTGCTGTGCAATCTGGCATTTGCTGTCCAAGGAACAGCGGTCTTTTACATATCAAGGCCGCTTATAA CATACAGTGGACTAAACGATACTCATAGAGCACTGCCGTTCGGACTTTACGTCCATTTGCCTTTAACCGTGACACCGTATTACGAGATTACTTACACAATTCAG tGCCTGTCGATCATACACTCAGGAATTTGTTTCTTCTGCTTCGACAATTTGTTGGGTATATTAAACATTCACATCGTTGGTCAGTTTAAAATACTGCAGCACAGATTGGACACGTTGTGTGACGAATGTACGAGTCACGTGCATGACGAGAGTCAAACGAACTATTTTGAGACGGTAGATGTTAATTTGCCGAGAGAAATCttcgacaaaaataaaattttgagaatgCAAAACGACATTGAGACGGCTGGAGTGAAGAAGAATCACTCGGATCTCAGTACACAGAGTTACGACGAATTGAAGAAATGCGTAAAACAACATTTGTTCCTAATTAATTACGTCGAAAGACTCGAGTACGTCTTCAGCCCGATGCTTTTCTGTCAGATGGGATTTTCCAGCTTATTAATATGTCTGACAGGCTTCCAAACTTTTGTG GTTAGACGTCAAGCATTCATGTTACAACTGCTGGCCGCCTGCTCCCAGACCCTAATTTTCACATGGACCTGCAACGAGATAATCACCCAAAGCATGGAAATTGCGAATTATGCATTCAGCGCGAAGTGGTACACGATACCGGATACTGAGGAAGGACGGTCCATCCGCAAGGGGTTGATGATGCTCATGATGAGATCACGTCGCGCCTGTTCTTTGACCGCTGGAAAATTTCACGTCATATCTTTGCAGTCCTTCATGAAT ATCCTCGGCACAACTTCATCCTACTTATCGATACTGCGTCAGCTGAGCGACGGAACTTACGATTAG